The nucleotide window TCCTCACCTTTCTGTGACTgatgtttctctgtttctcctttATAGTCATACCCCAAAGCAGCTTTGTCCACCTTGTCCTTCTCCACCCCGTACTTCCCTCCAAAGCCCTTAGCGTAGTCTGGCGAACATAAGATTCATAATAAAGCAAATGCTAAGCAAACAGTGTCAAAACTGACTGTTGCTTCCACTTCAACTCACCTTTTTGTGACTGGTGCTTCTCCGTCTGGCCTTTATAGTCGTACCCCAAAGCGGCCTTATCCACTTTTTCCTTCTCCACGCCGTATTTTCCTCCAAATCCCTTTGAGTAatctaaaaaacataataattataagGG belongs to Plectropomus leopardus isolate mb unplaced genomic scaffold, YSFRI_Pleo_2.0 unplaced_scaffold9924, whole genome shotgun sequence and includes:
- the LOC121940935 gene encoding src substrate cortactin-like, which codes for MGFEYKGDVQQHASQKDYSKGFGGKYGVEKEKVDKAALGYDYKGQTEKHQSQKDYAKGFGGKYGVEKDKVDKAALGYDYKGETEKHQSQKDYSAGFGGRYGVQEDRMDK